In a single window of the Paraclostridium sordellii genome:
- a CDS encoding RrF2 family transcriptional regulator yields the protein MNKIRNDVTYTIKALMYLYENQQFKNIRAGEIAEKEDIPIDFLYTILRKLKKHNYIEITPGVKGGYKLGESINEATLLDLVSVISGEISIQNCCIKNKQCKRYNRCQIERELGRVEKIFKKELSRNKIIDLFKKGIK from the coding sequence ATGAATAAAATTAGAAATGATGTAACGTATACAATAAAGGCTTTGATGTACTTGTATGAAAATCAGCAATTTAAGAATATAAGAGCGGGAGAAATAGCAGAAAAAGAAGATATTCCTATTGATTTTTTATATACTATATTAAGAAAATTAAAAAAACATAATTATATAGAAATCACCCCAGGAGTAAAGGGAGGATATAAATTAGGAGAGAGTATAAATGAAGCAACATTATTAGATTTAGTTAGTGTTATAAGTGGAGAGATTAGCATACAAAACTGCTGCATAAAAAATAAACAATGTAAAAGATACAATAGATGCCAAATAGAGCGGGAACTTGGAAGAGTAGAAAAAATATTTAAAAAAGAGTTAAGCAGAAATAAAATAATAGATTTATTCAAGAAAGGAATTAAGTAA
- a CDS encoding RNA polymerase sigma factor yields the protein MMNRSYIKMGNLVNKVKTGDLQAFDELYSLTYKKVYFLALSILKNKSMAEDATQEVFIKSLKSIDQLKNPKLFLSWINKITYNYCMNEFYKLKDIEHNNIDNVFPMISCRCKYNDPLENCILKENVEELMNLIGQLTQIQSTVLVLRYFEGLKISEIAYVLDIPEGTVKSRLSKAKKKLHKLYTYDMNKRESTRYEKLDYLRQKCI from the coding sequence ATGATGAATAGAAGTTATATTAAAATGGGGAATCTTGTAAATAAAGTTAAAACAGGAGATCTACAAGCTTTTGATGAATTATATTCATTAACTTATAAAAAAGTGTATTTTTTAGCATTAAGCATCTTAAAAAATAAATCCATGGCAGAAGATGCTACACAGGAAGTTTTCATAAAGTCATTAAAATCAATTGATCAATTAAAAAATCCAAAGTTATTTTTATCATGGATAAATAAAATAACATATAACTATTGTATGAATGAATTTTATAAATTAAAAGACATTGAACATAATAACATTGATAATGTATTTCCTATGATTAGTTGTAGATGTAAATATAATGATCCTTTAGAAAACTGTATATTAAAAGAGAATGTCGAAGAATTGATGAATTTAATTGGGCAACTAACTCAAATACAATCTACTGTTTTAGTTCTACGATACTTTGAAGGATTAAAAATATCAGAAATTGCTTATGTTTTAGATATACCAGAAGGAACAGTTAAAAGTAGACTTAGTAAGGCAAAGAAAAAACTTCATAAGTTGTATACTTATGATATGAATAAAAGAGAAAGTACAAGATATGAAAAGTTAGATTACTTGAGACAAAAATGCATTTAA
- a CDS encoding RNA polymerase sigma factor: protein MNGLKYIKLAKLVSKVKDNDTQAFADLYSLTYQKVYFLSLSILKNKQMAEDAVQEVFIIVLKSINKLENPKLFLAWLNKITYNYCIREISKTKKLGEVSSDNIFPIACDESEDTNPLDSYISKENSNELMSLINKLSEIHSTILVLRYFEELKISEIAYVLNISEGTVKSRLNNAKKNLHKLYVSEKEKSTKLYAFLLYPLFKKASNDNMLSYDSSKNLFKTVLNESDNKSSDNIEFKPSSKYNIANYMPFSLTTSIVLTTALICTYGIVKYPFNKDLSNLDINKSNPNNNIIVDEKNNVQKNMDILGSYKNADIFISDISKPTNKPIFIDIKFKRKPSSNDVYIEKSNGEKILGSYIDSSVYRFKINENDEYNLFIKFKNNSTIEKKFKVSCIDTDGPDISDYSFNNNELTIKLKDSVANIDFSKVFLKDSSGKSVDIKSIDKANNSIVINVDDKPLYLIVSDSAGNEVIYTIKSF from the coding sequence ATGAATGGTCTAAAATACATAAAATTAGCTAAACTTGTATCTAAAGTTAAAGATAATGACACTCAAGCATTTGCTGATTTATACTCTTTAACATATCAAAAAGTTTACTTTTTATCTCTAAGTATTTTAAAAAATAAACAAATGGCAGAAGATGCCGTTCAAGAAGTTTTTATAATTGTATTAAAATCAATTAATAAGTTAGAAAACCCAAAATTGTTTTTAGCATGGCTAAATAAAATAACATATAACTACTGTATTCGTGAGATTTCTAAAACAAAGAAACTTGGAGAAGTTAGTTCTGATAATATTTTTCCCATAGCTTGTGATGAATCTGAAGATACTAATCCCTTAGATTCCTATATTTCAAAGGAAAATAGTAACGAGTTAATGAGTTTAATTAACAAATTATCTGAGATACATTCTACTATACTAGTATTAAGATACTTTGAAGAGTTGAAAATTTCGGAAATTGCATATGTTCTAAATATATCTGAGGGTACTGTTAAAAGTAGACTTAATAACGCAAAGAAAAATTTACATAAACTTTATGTTAGTGAAAAAGAAAAAAGTACAAAACTTTATGCATTTTTACTTTATCCTTTATTCAAAAAAGCATCTAACGATAATATGTTAAGTTATGATTCATCTAAAAACTTATTTAAAACCGTACTTAATGAATCAGATAATAAATCAAGTGATAATATAGAGTTTAAACCTAGCTCTAAGTACAATATAGCTAATTATATGCCCTTTTCTTTAACAACATCTATTGTATTAACTACTGCTTTAATTTGTACATATGGTATTGTTAAATATCCTTTTAATAAAGATTTAAGCAATTTAGATATTAATAAAAGCAATCCAAATAATAATATAATAGTTGATGAAAAAAATAATGTCCAAAAAAATATGGACATACTTGGTAGTTATAAAAATGCAGATATATTTATAAGCGATATATCAAAACCTACAAATAAACCTATTTTTATAGATATTAAGTTTAAAAGAAAGCCAAGTTCAAATGATGTATATATAGAAAAATCTAACGGTGAGAAAATTTTGGGTAGCTATATAGACTCATCTGTATATAGATTTAAAATTAATGAAAATGATGAATATAACTTATTTATAAAGTTTAAAAATAACTCAACTATTGAAAAGAAGTTTAAAGTATCATGTATTGATACTGATGGTCCTGATATAAGTGACTATTCATTTAATAACAATGAACTTACAATTAAATTAAAAGATTCTGTTGCTAACATTGACTTTAGCAAAGTTTTTCTAAAGGATTCTAGTGGAAAATCTGTTGATATAAAATCAATTGATAAAGCTAATAATTCTATTGTTATAAATGTTGATGATAAACCTTTATACTTGATAGTATCTGATAGTGCTGGTAATGAAGTAATATATACTATTAAAAGTTTCTAA
- a CDS encoding EAL domain-containing protein yields MRKESIKCLNILYQPKVNLKNKKITSLEALSRFKDEKGTLLNTEEVINLAKSVEEKRQLTTSVLNIVIKDLSKMELELDKLILISVNITSIEIECDNFEVWINKIFSNENLKYIPYIEFELSEKNKIENSLNMKRKIKFLKNKGFKVSFDDVGSGFNKVEIIDKYNMDLIKMDKSIIKDIKNNKKLIDMICKTAKEKGFEVVAEGIEDMETYMILKNLNCELGQGFYFHKPNSFQNILKLLA; encoded by the coding sequence ATGAGAAAAGAGTCAATAAAATGTTTAAATATATTGTATCAACCTAAAGTCAATTTGAAGAATAAGAAGATAACTTCTTTGGAGGCTTTATCTAGATTTAAAGATGAGAAAGGTACTTTATTAAATACTGAGGAGGTAATAAATTTAGCTAAAAGCGTAGAAGAAAAAAGGCAGTTAACTACATCGGTATTAAATATAGTTATTAAAGATTTATCTAAAATGGAACTAGAACTAGATAAATTGATTTTAATTTCTGTAAATATAACATCTATAGAAATTGAGTGTGATAATTTTGAAGTTTGGATAAATAAAATATTTAGTAATGAAAATTTGAAATATATACCATATATTGAGTTTGAGTTAAGTGAGAAAAATAAAATAGAAAATAGTTTAAATATGAAAAGAAAAATAAAATTTTTAAAGAATAAAGGGTTTAAAGTATCATTTGATGACGTAGGATCTGGATTTAATAAAGTTGAGATTATAGATAAGTATAATATGGATTTGATTAAAATGGACAAGTCCATAATAAAAGATATAAAAAATAATAAGAAGTTGATAGATATGATTTGTAAAACAGCAAAGGAGAAAGGATTTGAGGTAGTAGCAGAAGGTATTGAGGATATGGAGACCTATATGATTTTAAAGAATTTAAACTGTGAATTAGGACAAGGATTTTATTTTCATAAACCGAATTCATTCCAAAATATTTTAAAATTATTAGCTTAA
- a CDS encoding immunoglobulin-like domain-containing protein: MKKRKKSIMKKVIAGAITSTIIIQLAPISASANEEVNKNNMKNIELKNKKTDEVDSNTDLKENEEIIEKEKDIDSKDLENKKQAVEENKVGKDLDSVKKEENNVYTIDPEVKNEPKMKGSSRTSQNILDMLNLKIDTSKDYQFGDVLKINISLKSKTDAAIPKGTKIKLNIPKEAIDYKKVNYYPTNPAIDLIPDEVNSSVTLVFNQEFLFRGDINISIVSNILNNPGKYNVSAKLINDSGTINNIPLDGDILTIIPPTASIMGLFDPYWDGSNFTGKGTLENGAIGGLYLPDSNTIPLKATYNGSGKLGPYDNVTLNVKMDKGQTLVRDSVKIVDQTNGKDITNTMKITQNSDELIINTGKVQVDTVFEVLFTTKVDSFAKVYTTQFGAISNTGEKGGFPISSGFIQGYIGAIPKIVAANKSVLINTIKDYKEFLLSGVTANDLESGNLTDKITVDDSKVDWNKPGVYPVTYSVEDSDGNTVSKTIELTIKSNDKPVISGVDDISIKEGTTFNSMTGVTATDTEDGNITKDIKVTGTVDTDKPGKYELTYTVTDTDGNTTTVKRIVTVNPKMVDINNIPVINAENKIIKVGDKFNPMTGVTANDKEDGNITKDIKVIENTVDTSKPGTYKVVYEVTDSKGATSTKTITVTVRSNDKPVISGADNVSIKEGTPFNPITGVTATDTEDGNITKDIKVTGTVDTDKPGKYELTYTVTDKDGNTTTVKRTVIVNPKMVVINNIPVINAENKTIKVGDKFNPMIGVTANDKEDGNITKDIKVIEDTVNTSKVGTYKVVYEVTDSKGATSTKTITVTVRSNDKPVISGADNVSIKEGTTFNPMDGVTATDTEDGNITKDIKVTGIVDTDKPGKYELTYTVTDKDGNTTTVKRTVIVKPKIVEINAIPVINAENKTIKVGDKFNPMAGVTATDKEDGNITKDIKVIENTVDVNKPGKYEVIYQVTDSKGATVTKGITITVISNNLDKNTDNSTLEENANNKGESNTVEINKDKNSQQNKASITSNGNSNNPQTGDTGAIGYLGLFVAALAGLFINKKNK, translated from the coding sequence ATGAAAAAAAGAAAAAAATCTATTATGAAAAAAGTAATTGCAGGGGCAATTACATCAACAATTATTATACAATTAGCTCCAATAAGTGCATCAGCAAACGAAGAAGTTAATAAAAATAATATGAAAAATATTGAATTAAAAAATAAAAAAACTGATGAAGTAGATAGTAATACAGATTTAAAAGAGAATGAAGAAATTATAGAGAAAGAAAAAGATATAGATTCAAAAGATTTAGAAAATAAGAAACAGGCAGTAGAAGAAAATAAAGTAGGTAAAGACTTAGATTCTGTAAAAAAAGAAGAAAACAATGTATATACTATAGATCCAGAGGTTAAAAATGAACCTAAGATGAAAGGTAGTTCGAGAACTTCACAAAATATATTAGATATGCTTAATTTAAAAATAGATACTAGCAAGGATTATCAGTTTGGAGATGTATTAAAAATAAATATAAGTTTAAAGAGCAAGACTGATGCTGCAATACCTAAGGGGACTAAAATTAAATTAAATATACCTAAAGAAGCAATAGATTATAAAAAAGTTAATTATTATCCAACTAATCCAGCAATTGATTTAATTCCAGATGAAGTCAATAGTTCAGTTACATTGGTTTTTAATCAAGAGTTTTTATTTAGAGGTGATATTAATATTTCTATAGTATCTAATATACTAAATAATCCAGGAAAATATAATGTATCAGCTAAATTAATCAATGATAGTGGAACCATTAATAATATTCCATTAGATGGAGATATTTTGACTATAATACCTCCAACTGCTTCAATTATGGGACTATTTGACCCATATTGGGATGGAAGTAACTTTACTGGTAAAGGAACATTAGAAAATGGAGCTATAGGAGGTCTATATTTACCAGATTCAAATACTATTCCATTAAAAGCTACATATAATGGATCTGGAAAACTTGGTCCTTATGATAATGTAACTCTTAATGTAAAAATGGATAAGGGGCAAACATTAGTTAGGGATTCAGTAAAAATAGTTGATCAAACTAATGGTAAAGATATTACAAATACTATGAAAATAACACAGAACTCTGATGAGTTAATAATAAATACTGGAAAAGTCCAGGTGGATACTGTATTTGAAGTTTTATTCACAACTAAGGTAGATAGTTTTGCTAAAGTATATACAACGCAATTTGGAGCTATATCTAACACTGGTGAAAAAGGTGGATTTCCAATTAGTTCAGGATTTATACAAGGATATATAGGTGCAATACCAAAAATTGTAGCAGCAAATAAATCTGTTTTAATAAATACTATAAAGGATTATAAAGAGTTTTTACTTAGTGGAGTTACAGCTAATGATTTAGAAAGTGGAAATTTAACAGATAAAATAACAGTAGATGATAGTAAAGTAGATTGGAACAAACCAGGAGTATATCCTGTAACTTATTCAGTTGAAGATAGCGATGGAAATACAGTATCAAAAACAATTGAATTAACTATAAAAAGTAATGATAAACCGGTAATAAGTGGGGTAGATGATATAAGTATAAAAGAAGGAACTACATTTAATTCAATGACTGGAGTTACTGCAACTGATACTGAAGATGGTAATATTACAAAAGACATTAAAGTAACTGGTACAGTTGATACAGACAAGCCAGGTAAATATGAGTTAACTTACACAGTAACTGATACAGATGGTAATACTACTACAGTTAAAAGAATAGTAACTGTAAATCCTAAGATGGTAGATATAAATAATATACCTGTGATAAATGCAGAAAATAAAATAATAAAAGTTGGAGATAAGTTTAATCCAATGACAGGAGTTACTGCCAATGATAAAGAAGATGGTAATATTACTAAGGATATTAAAGTTATAGAAAATACTGTAGATACAAGTAAACCAGGAACATATAAAGTAGTTTATGAAGTAACAGATAGTAAGGGAGCTACATCTACTAAAACTATAACTGTTACAGTAAGAAGTAACGATAAACCAGTAATAAGTGGGGCAGATAATGTAAGCATAAAAGAAGGAACTCCATTTAATCCAATAACTGGAGTAACTGCAACTGATACTGAAGATGGTAATATTACTAAAGATATTAAAGTAACTGGTACAGTTGATACAGACAAGCCTGGTAAATATGAATTAACATATACAGTAACTGATAAGGATGGTAATACTACTACGGTTAAAAGAACTGTAATTGTAAATCCTAAGATGGTTGTAATAAATAATATACCTGTAATAAATGCAGAAAATAAAACAATAAAAGTTGGAGATAAGTTTAATCCAATGATAGGGGTTACTGCTAATGATAAAGAAGATGGTAATATTACTAAAGATATAAAGGTAATAGAAGATACAGTTAATACAAGTAAAGTAGGAACATATAAAGTAGTTTATGAAGTAACAGATAGTAAGGGAGCTACATCTACTAAAACTATAACTGTTACAGTAAGAAGTAACGATAAACCAGTAATAAGTGGAGCAGATAATGTAAGCATAAAAGAAGGAACTACATTTAATCCAATGGATGGAGTTACTGCAACTGACACTGAAGATGGTAATATTACTAAAGATATTAAAGTAACTGGTATAGTTGATACAGACAAGCCTGGTAAATATGAATTAACATATACAGTAACTGATAAGGATGGTAATACTACTACAGTTAAAAGAACTGTAATTGTAAAACCTAAAATAGTAGAGATAAATGCAATTCCAGTAATAAATGCAGAAAACAAAACTATAAAAGTAGGGGATAAGTTTAATCCAATGGCAGGAGTTACTGCTACAGATAAAGAAGATGGCAATATTACTAAGGATATTAAAGTTATAGAAAATACTGTAGATGTAAATAAACCAGGTAAATATGAAGTTATATATCAAGTAACGGATAGTAAAGGTGCTACAGTTACTAAAGGGATAACTATCACTGTTATAAGTAATAACCTGGATAAAAATACAGACAATAGCACATTGGAAGAGAATGCCAACAATAAAGGTGAAAGTAATACGGTAGAAATAAATAAAGATAAAAATTCACAACAAAACAAAGCATCAATTACAAGTAATGGTAACTCAAATAATCCTCAAACAGGAGATACAGGGGCTATAGGATATTTAGGATTGTTTGTTGCTGCATTAGCAGGATTATTTATAAATAAAAAAAATAAATAA
- a CDS encoding immunoglobulin-like domain-containing protein → MSKKVRKVVVGAITTTMIMQSMPLDVFAYNEDNKVIESNTEKTKDTVEDKDQSNAEEKDKTKEINSELSKIEIDKPVSSDKNDADTMNKEESTINKQENSTEVTTNEENTNTKLKKEDDINTKSDEIVTIPDSNLRSKLTAALGEKPDAPITKSKLKLLKRLNLRSSSITNLEGIEYCTNLTHLEANNNQISDISVLSKLSNLTHLELNKNQISNISALSNLTNLTDLSLSENRISDVSELSNLTKLTTLYLSKNQISNISALSNLTNLTTLSLNVNNRISDISALSNLTNLTALYLSDNKISDVSILSNLTKLTNLNLANNKVNDISVLSNLTNLTDLSLGNNLISDISSLTKLTNLNLITLQFNRISDISALSNLTNLTYLNLGNNRISDISALSKLTKLTNLNLVDQKISLKEVQSKGNLAEIKNNVKSVDGSIVSATNVSNGGVYDSNTNLIKWNNITKDINESYSFSKNVSIGHSNAIFSGIVQQPIKYKSNDKPVISANNITIKANSPINLLTDKAIELKATDKEDGNITDRVTVKSDGGLNVKDPKVGTYTVIYTVTDDDGNTTDKSITVIVRSNDKPVISANNITIKANSPINLLTDKAIGLKATDKEDGNITDRVTVKSDGGLNVKDPKVGTYTVIYTVTDDDGNTTDKSITVIVRSNDKPVISANNITIKANSPINLLTDKAIGLKATDKEDGNITDRVTVKSDGGLNVKDPKVGTYTVIYTVTDDDGNTTDKSITVIVRSNDKPVISANNITIKANSPINLLTDKAIGLKATDKEDGNITDRVTVKSDGGLNVKDPKVGTYTVIYTVTDDDGNTADKSITVIVRSNDKPSINGADNVSIKEGTPFNPMAGVTATDTEDGNITKDIKVTGTVDTDKPGKYELTYTVTDKDGNTTTVKRIITVNPKMVVINSMPVINAEDKTIKVGDKFNPMTGVTAIDKEDGNITKDIKIIEDTVNTSKVGIYKVVYEVTDSQGAKTTKTITVNVINGNIENSTINNNSSSGTKPSGNTNNIDVNNETTTNKPNNLHQNNKVVSNNNLNPQTGDAGVLGYLGVGLASLTGLFINRKNKNKDR, encoded by the coding sequence ATGAGCAAAAAAGTAAGAAAAGTAGTAGTAGGAGCAATAACAACGACAATGATTATGCAATCTATGCCTTTAGATGTATTTGCATATAATGAGGATAATAAAGTTATTGAATCAAATACAGAAAAAACAAAAGATACTGTTGAAGATAAAGATCAATCTAATGCTGAAGAGAAGGATAAAACTAAGGAAATTAATTCAGAACTTAGTAAAATAGAAATAGATAAACCTGTATCTTCAGATAAAAATGATGCGGATACAATGAATAAGGAAGAATCAACTATAAATAAACAAGAAAATTCTACTGAAGTGACAACAAATGAAGAAAATACAAATACAAAATTAAAAAAAGAAGATGATATTAATACAAAAAGTGATGAAATAGTCACTATACCTGATTCAAACTTAAGAAGTAAATTAACTGCCGCTTTGGGAGAAAAACCTGATGCTCCCATAACTAAATCTAAACTGAAATTATTAAAACGTTTAAATCTTAGATCTTCATCTATCACTAATTTAGAGGGGATAGAATATTGTACTAATTTAACTCATTTAGAGGCAAATAATAATCAAATAAGCGATATAAGTGTATTATCCAAGTTAAGTAACTTAACTCATTTAGAGTTAAATAAAAATCAAATAAGTAATATAAGTGCATTATCTAATTTAACTAATTTAACTGATTTGAGTTTAAGTGAGAATAGAATAAGTGATGTGAGTGAGTTAAGTAATCTAACTAAGCTAACTACTTTGTATTTATCTAAAAACCAAATAAGTAATATAAGTGCATTGTCTAATTTAACTAACTTAACGACTTTAAGTTTAAATGTTAATAATAGAATAAGCGATATAAGTGCATTATCTAATTTAACTAATTTAACTGCTTTGTATTTATCTGATAACAAAATAAGTGATGTAAGTATATTATCTAATTTAACTAAGTTAACTAATTTGAATTTAGCTAATAATAAAGTAAACGATATAAGTGTATTATCTAATTTAACTAACTTAACTGATTTGAGTTTAGGCAATAACTTAATAAGTGATATAAGTTCGTTAACTAAGTTAACTAATTTAAATCTGATCACTTTACAATTTAATAGAATAAGTGATATAAGTGCATTATCTAATTTAACTAACTTAACTTATTTAAATTTAGGTAATAATAGAATAAGTGATATAAGTGCATTATCCAAGTTAACAAAGTTAACTAATTTAAATTTAGTGGATCAAAAAATATCTTTAAAAGAAGTTCAATCAAAAGGAAATTTAGCTGAGATAAAAAATAATGTAAAAAGTGTTGATGGATCAATAGTTAGTGCAACTAACGTAAGTAATGGAGGGGTATACGATTCAAATACAAATCTAATAAAATGGAATAACATAACGAAAGATATTAATGAAAGCTATAGTTTTAGTAAAAACGTAAGTATAGGACATAGTAATGCTATATTTTCAGGGATAGTTCAACAGCCAATTAAATATAAAAGTAATGATAAACCTGTAATATCAGCAAACAATATAACTATAAAGGCTAACAGTCCAATAAACCTATTAACTGATAAAGCTATAGAATTAAAAGCTACAGATAAAGAAGACGGTAATATAACTGATAGAGTTACTGTTAAAAGTGATGGTGGTTTAAATGTAAAAGATCCTAAAGTTGGAACTTATACAGTGATATATACAGTTACAGATGATGATGGTAATACTACAGACAAATCTATAACTGTTATTGTAAGAAGTAATGATAAACCTGTAATATCAGCGAATAATATAACTATAAAGGCTAATAGTCCAATAAACCTATTAACTGATAAAGCTATAGGATTAAAAGCTACAGATAAAGAAGATGGCAACATAACTGATAGAGTTACTGTTAAAAGTGATGGTGGTTTAAATGTAAAAGATCCTAAAGTTGGAACTTATACAGTGATATATACAGTTACAGATGATGATGGTAATACTACAGACAAATCTATAACTGTTATTGTAAGAAGTAATGATAAACCTGTAATATCAGCGAATAATATAACTATAAAGGCTAATAGTCCAATAAACCTATTAACTGATAAAGCTATAGGATTAAAAGCTACAGATAAAGAAGATGGCAACATAACTGATAGAGTTACTGTTAAAAGTGATGGTGGTTTAAATGTAAAAGATCCTAAAGTTGGAACTTATACAGTGATATATACAGTTACAGATGATGATGGTAATACTACAGACAAATCTATAACTGTTATTGTAAGAAGTAATGATAAACCTGTAATATCAGCGAATAATATAACTATAAAGGCTAATAGTCCAATAAACCTATTAACTGATAAAGCTATAGGATTAAAAGCTACAGATAAAGAAGATGGCAACATAACTGATAGAGTTACTGTTAAAAGTGATGGTGGTTTAAATGTAAAAGATCCTAAAGTTGGAACTTATACAGTGATATACACAGTTACAGATGATGATGGTAATACTGCAGACAAATCTATAACTGTTATTGTAAGAAGTAATGATAAACCTTCTATAAATGGGGCTGATAATGTAAGTATAAAAGAAGGAACTCCATTTAATCCAATGGCTGGAGTTACTGCAACTGACACTGAAGACGGTAATATTACTAAAGATATTAAAGTAACTGGTACAGTTGATACAGACAAACCTGGTAAATATGAATTAACATATACAGTAACTGATAAAGATGGAAATACTACTACAGTGAAAAGAATTATAACTGTAAATCCTAAGATGGTTGTAATAAATAGTATGCCTGTAATAAATGCAGAAGATAAAACAATAAAAGTTGGAGATAAGTTTAATCCAATGACAGGTGTTACTGCTATAGATAAAGAAGATGGCAATATTACCAAAGATATAAAGATAATAGAAGATACAGTTAATACAAGTAAAGTAGGAATATATAAAGTCGTTTATGAAGTTACAGATAGCCAAGGTGCTAAAACTACTAAAACTATTACTGTTAATGTTATAAACGGAAATATAGAAAATAGTACTATTAATAATAATAGCTCTAGTGGAACCAAACCATCTGGTAATACAAATAATATAGATGTAAATAACGAAACAACTACGAATAAACCAAATAATTTACATCAAAATAATAAAGTTGTTTCAAATAATAATTTAAATCCTCAAACAGGTGATGCGGGAGTTCTAGGATATTTAGGAGTAGGACTTGCATCTCTAACAGGATTATTTATTAATAGAAAAAATAAAAATAAAGATAGATAA